The Gammaproteobacteria bacterium genomic sequence CGCTGGACGAGTTCTGGCAGTCGCGTGGCTACCAGCGTCAAGACGACCTGGTAACGACCTATCGCTGGAAAGACATCGGCGATGAAGCCGAAAGCGAAAAGAACATGCTTTTCTGGCTGCGCGGGCTATAGACCCGAAGAAGGTCTAGAGCAGCAACAAGGTCGCCAGACCCAGCAGCATGCCCATGCTGAAGACGTCTGTGGCGGTGGTCAGCAGGATGGCCGAGGCCGTCGCCGGATCCGCGCCCATGCGTTTCAGGAACAAGGGCACGAGCACGCCGATCATGCCAGACAGCATGCAGCTCAATGTC encodes the following:
- a CDS encoding magnesium transporter, yielding MLSGMIGVLVPLFLKRMGADPATASAILLTTATDVFSMGMLLGLATLLLL